The sequence GGAAGCGCATCTTGCCTTTGTCTGGCCTGGGTAGCCTCTCTCCTGGGTGTAAGAGGAGAGGTCAAGGGTCAGAGGTCACAAGAAAAAGCTGAAGACCCTGTCCTCaaacttccccctcccccacttcatcCCCTCCAGCACTCTGCTGCCGCGTTCCCCCAGCTCTCCGGATTCTCCTAGGTCCCAGGGTCCCGGTGCATTGATTCGTGCCCCTCACCTGAAATGACCTCCAAGAGTAACATGAGTTTGAGGCCATTGCGGAAATCCTCCTCGATGTTTTCAATCTGGGTGCCGGCCTTGCGCAGGTGTGAGTTGCACCAGGCAGTGAAGGTCTGGGGGGCAGAGGACAGCACTTAGACCCTAGCGCCGGCTCTGGGGGACATCAGGGTAGATCTGAGAGCCCGGGCCCCCGATTCAAGTCCTGGCCCAGCCACTGACTTGCCATGCaagtccttttctctctctgagctTTAATTCTCCTGGGAAAGGAAAAGTGGGCGCTGGGGCCCACACAGGTCCCAGTTTGGACCTGGGACACACCAGTTCCGGTCAGTCTCAAGCACCTGAGGGCGATTGAGAAAAATTGTAAAGCATACACTCCGAAGTGTGGGGCCCTCCCACACACAAGGGCCAATGCAGGGTGATACCGCCCTTCAAAGGCCTGAAAAATTCTGGACTGAAGCATGTCCGGCTCTGAGGGTTGTGCCTGAGGAACTGTGCACCCGTGTTACTATTATCTCAGCCCCACTGCCCTCCCGGGGCTGTTGTGAATGGGCCTCCAAGTAGAACGTGAGGGTGCGAGAGCTTTGCAGGTCGCAGAGGATCATCTGGGCACAAGCGCAGCCTAACACGGCTCCTGGAGGTGactgcccttcccctctccctagAGTCATCCTCAGCCTCAGCCTCTGTCTGGGATGGGAGGGGGGGGGCTGCTGTGCAGTTGGGTGTATATTGGGGATGGGCGTGACCTGGTGCAGCCTGGTGCACAAGTTTCCACCAACCTATCAAGCCTTCAAGCCCTGGATTCTGCCATTAGCCACAGAGTCCTTGGTAGAATCTATCCTTGGGCTCCAACTCACTCACTGTGGCCCAGGGTGCACCCCTTGCCCTTTCTTGGGCTCAGTCTCCCCATTTGTACAATTAATCGCCCAGACTTCACGATGTCCCAGGTCTTTCTTCCTCCAATCTGGCAGGATTCTAGAATTCAGAGCATTCCCCCACCACAGAGCAATGAATTCTGGGAGGTGGCCCTGGAAGTCAATTGGAATTATTTCCCTCAGATAGCTTCCCTTCCCCAGACCAGCTTTTCAGCTGTCCTTAGCGCTGGACGTGAAAGATGATGCTTTAAATACTTGAAGGACTGTCGTTGCTAAGGAAAGAAAGTGAGCTTCCCGTTACTGGAGGTATACAAGGGAGTCTGAGCACTACTGGTTGGGGCCCCAAGCACAGGAGAAGGCAGTCGGATTCTCTGTAGTTCCCTCCAAACTCAGAGTCTGAGATGCTCTGGGTCTAGataaggcagggaggagaggcaggactGGGTGGGGGTTCcatggcaggggaaggggcattCTTTCCTTTGACAAACATGACTCTTAATGAGATGTGGTCCCTGCCGTAAAGGAGCTCACGGTCAATTAAAGAGTCACGTTGGTCTGAGAAGTGCTGGGAGAGACTAGtgtcagggagaggagggaaagaactCTTCTAATCAGATGGGGGGCCTCCTGGAGGAGGCTACTATCTGATCTGAGCTGCAATGGAAGGGCAGGAATTATTCAGACAGAGAAGGGCAGGCAAGGGCACGCCAGGCAGGGCCAGCGCCACAGGCAAATGCTCAGCAGGGAGAAACAGCTGTGAGGTCTGTGGGGCTATAGCTATCTGGGTGCCGCTGGAATGAAGCTGGGGGTGTTGGGGTATAAGTGGTGAGAAGCAGGCCGGAGGGGCGGCAGGGGCCAGGTCATGCACGATCTTGGGTGCTAAGCCAGGGACTTTCAACTCAATCCTGAGGGCaacagggaagagagggaagctttcaggcagagggaggtgggcagaaaAGTGTCTTAGAAAGCTCTTCCTGGTTACAGAGTGGAGGCAAATGGCTTGGCAGAGCAgaagggagaggtgaggaggtGGTGCCCAGGACCAGGGTGAGAGAGGAAGGGTGTCAGTGAGGCGGCATAGGGCAGAATCAGACAGATGGGGTAGAAACTCTTTTCCTTGCTGAACTGTAAGCTCCCTGAGGCagaggctttgttttgtttcctgctgaATTCCTGACACCTAAAACAGCACCTGGCCCAGAGTAGGATCTCCCTAAGAAATACTGAATGAATGTTTTTGAATGAGGTTGAACGAAGAGGACTCAGGCATCGAGTGCTCCAAGACCCAGAGGAAGTGCAGGGGTGGAGTGGGGCTGAGGATGAGCACAGAGATGCTCAAgttggaggagaaaggaggaatggCCAACTCCCAGAGATGCTGATTAATTTCCGGAGCGTCTACGTTGTGcagctgttgaatgaatggatgaggcGGGTGGCTCTAGGTTGAGTTAGAAGGATATCCCTGATATTTTGTTAAGTGATGAAGGCAAGTTACAGACTAGCACGTGTCTTATGAAGGGCGGGCGGACCCGGACCTGAGAGAAACATGGTGGGTGGGGTAGGGATAGGGGTTGTGGCGGAACAGATGGCAGCTGGAGCCAGGGGCAGGGATGACATCACTGGGAGATGGCCAGACCCAAGGACCGCAGCCTTGCTCGGAGACAGGTGCAGGAGGAGCTTGAGGGGAAACGTGTCACCGGGGGCACCCCAGCCTAGtcagctgagcctcccagacTCTGGGGTCATCTCCTGTCATCTAACCCAGCAGGAGTGCTCTGATTCTAAACCCTAGGATTCTCAGATCCTGCAAATTCCACTGAGCACTCCTGTTCCCTGCCCTTTCCTGGAGTCGCACACTGTTGGCAAATGCTGAGCGGGGTCCGATGACTTCATGGTGTCCTCCCTACCCCTGGCCTGCCACTCCCCAAAGTTTCCTCACTCCAGCCCggatcattttctcttttgggaACCCAGGTGTTCTGCCCCCTCCACTTGGGAAAGTCTGGGAGTGAAAATAGATCAGGGAGGGGGCCCGAGTGCCCTACAAGGCTGGGCCTGGGCAGCAGCTGCCCGTGTGCCCACTCCAGCTCCCTCAAGGCGCTGCCTCAGCACAAAGTGTCCATCTGGCCGGAGCGTCAGGTTACTGTGTAAGgggacccaggctcccctcctccttGACCCTGTGGCCTTTTCAGCGGACTTAGGGCCTCTGGGGTGGGAAGGGGTATCTTgagaaggagtgggggtggggcagacaagGGGCAAGGActctcaggttgggaggggggtCCTGCTTTCTGACAGCATAtgatttgggttctctctctgcccctttcggGGCTTCAGGTTCCTCATTTGACAATTGGGATGGAGTCGAAATGAACCCCAGGGTGGAGAGAATagagagaagagagtggggaggggtctGGGATGGTTCCCTCCTCCCGTACACTCCCAGGTCCACCAGTTGCCCAGCTGCAAGTCCTCTGGGTGGGATCTAGGATATTTAACTAGAGGGTTGGTGGTGTGGGGAGAAAGATTATTCTCCCCACGCTCCCCAAACTTGGATCTCCTGGGCTTCACCCAATCCCTTTTCGCCAACAGAAGTGGGGCAGTGGGCACTGGGTAATGAACCCTGAGGGGTGGGGACCCCAGAAACTCTACTGGTTATCCTAAACCCCTCATGAGCGTTCCCAGCCCTCTCTTCCAGACCTAGGGGACGGCAGAGGACTGATGGGCAGAGCCTGGGCTAGGGAGTGGCTCTCCGGGTTAAGacaggccctgccccagacctgctgagATGCCAAGGACAAACCGCCCGTCTTCTCAGGCCTCAGTTTTGCCATGTGGAAATGGGTGAGCACTCACTTTCCGCTGCTGCTTCTCCCAGGCCGGGTCCAGCAGTAGGTCGCGGTCCCAGTCCTCCTCCTGTTCCATGTActcgccgcccccgccgccgcccgcgaagggcccctccctgacccccagaCCCTCGGGCTGCATAACCATCATCATCTTGCTCGGGCTCCTGGCTCCGCTGCGCTCGGCGCTCTCCAGAACACCGGGGCCGCGTTAAGTAGCTCCCCGCCCAGCCCCGGATCGGATTCGCGCTAAatatgggggaggagggaggggccggaTGGGGGCGAGGGCGCTCGGGTCGGGACCTGGCGAGAGGTTGCCCTGGGGCCAGGGGACTGCAGGATTTGGGGGTACTGGGGGGATCCCATGGCGGAGATTCGGGGTTCCCGTCCCGGCTCCGCCTCTTGGGTGCTGTGTGGCCGTAGGAAAGCCACGGccctctctgtttcctcatgtgtacAGTGGAGATGACGATAATAACAGTGACTGTAGACCGCTCTAGAAGCTGCCCCTTAGGCCTCCTCCTGACCCTCTCCCTGCGCGGCGCTGGTGGGAAACATAGAGCcctatccccatttcacagtcAGAAACAGCGAGGCGCTGAGCTGTTTGAAtgttttctggggtgatggagaCACTCGGGCATGGGAAGGGGTTCCAGGCCAGCTGGATGAGCCGATGCAGGGCTATTAATATCGGGGCGGCTGGGGGTTGAGGGGGAATGAATGTGCTGAGCCGGGAAACCCCGATGCCACCGAGTCTGCAACTCAATCCTTCAAACCAGCCAGTGAGAGCAGAGGGCGTAGCTTCGCTGGAGGGGCGTGGCCTCCGCTGGCGGGCGGAGCTATAACGTGCTGTCCTTCCCTGCTCCAGCGCCAACGGGATTCCAAGCTTCTCGCCGGCTCATTCGCCCGTCCAATCACATGTCTGCATCTTCGGGCCGCTCCCTGTGACTCTAAGCCCCCTTCGAGCTTCTATTGGTCGTAGAGGGCGTCCGTCTGCCACTATCCCCGCCCCAATACGGAAGCGGTGGTGTACTAAGGACCCGATAGCCGGTGGGGTCCAGGCCATGGGGCAGCCCTGGGCGGCGGGGAGCGCGGAGGGGGCGCCCGCGCGGCTGCCCCTCGTGCTCACTGCGCTGTGGGCCACGGCTGTGGGCTTGGAGCTGGCCTATGTGCTAGTTCTGGGTCCCGGGCCACCCCCGCTGGGACCCCTGGCTCGGGCCTTGCAGCTAGTGCTGGCCGCCTTCCAGCTGCTCAACCTGCTGGGCAACGTGGGGCTCTTCCTGCGCTCCGATCCCAGCATCCGGGGCGTGATGCTGGCCGGCCGCGGTCTGGGCCAGGGCTGGGCGTGAGTGGGGCGCGGGATCTGGCGAGGGGGGAAAGCAGGAGGAGCCTTGGACTGGGGGAGGCGCCCTAGGACCTGAAGATGTTAGAACCAGATTATAATAGGATCCGCTTGTTAGAGCCGGAACACTCTTTTAGAACCTGGATGGTAGATCCTGAAGACGTTATCATTCATtcacttgcaaatatttaatgagcacctgctatgtgcaagGTACTGTTCCGGCCACTGGAGGTACCATAAAATAGATTCCTGACACCCTGGAGCTGatttcagtgggggagggggcagatgaTTAGTTACAGGCATAATAAATTAGCAAATTGTATAGAACGTTAGAAGATGTTGGTGGTATGGAAACAAAAAGAGCAGAGTAAATGGTGTGCCCGTTGCGGTTTGAAATAGGGTAGTCAAGGTAGGTATTTGCACAGActtgaaggaggtgggggagttAGCCATGTGGGgatctgggggaagagcattccaggcagagggaatagacAGTGGGAAGACTCTGAGGCAGTTATGTGCGTTGCATGTTCCTGGAACAGCAAGAAGGCCATTGTGGCTGGTGtggagtgagagggggaggagagaggttaGAGATGGAAAGACCTTGCAGGACACTGAAGGCTTTGCTTTTACTGGCAGTGAGATGGATagccactgaagggttttgagcagaggagaagggcaCGACTTAGACTTCTAAGGATCAGTCTGGGTGCTGGCGTGAGACTAGACTAGGAGGAAACAAAGCTGGAATCAGGGAgaataattaagagtctgttgcAGTAATCCAGTAATCTTTTGGTGACTTGGACCAACGTGGTGAGCACAGAGGAAGTGAGAAGTTTGCTCCTGGGTGTTAGAGGCCTTAGGACTGGATGTCTGAGCTGCAGGAGCCCTCGGACCTGCAGGGCTAGAACTGGAAGGGCCCAGGAAGTGGTGTTCAGCCTGCATTTATGTATGATGAACTTGAGGCTTAGTGAGGACAGGGGCTGTGCCTGCTTCCCCAGGATGGGCTCAGAGGCTGACCGGGCCTGACGAGGTGCTCAGAGCTGCTGGGGGAACTGACTCTGTGGCTCCTTCTCTGCAGTTACTGCTACCAGTGCCAAAGCCAGGTGCCACCACGCAGTGGGCATTGCTCCGCCTGCCGCGTCTGCATCCTTCGTCGGGATCACCACTGTCGCCTGCTGGGCCGCTGCGTGGGATTCCGCAACTACCGGCCCTTCCTGTGCCTGTTGCTTCATGCTGCGGGCGTCCTGCTCCATGTCTCTGTGCTGCTGGGTCCCGCCCTGTCGGCCCTCCTGCGAGCCCATGCACCCCTCCACATCGCGGCCCTCCTCCTGCTGCCCTGGCTCATGCTGCTCACAGGTGGGGAGCTTTGCAGTGGGCCATTCTGGTGGGGGATGGGATTTCTGGCTGGTTCTCCTGGTAGTGCCCTGGGGACCCAGTCCCAGTGTCATTTATGGGGGGTGAGGGCAGCCTGGGATTCAGCTGGGTGTGCGGTACAGTAAAATACAGGGCCTTGACACAGGTACAGAGTTCTGGCTGGGAGAATCGGGGAAGGGTTCTAGGTGTGGGCACAGAAGGAAAGACTAGTGGGGATTCAGGACATAGGTTGGGATGGGGAGGGAGCATTCTAAGTGGGGGTGCATTCTGAGTGAGGGGAGCAGCCTGAGCAAAGGCATAGAGGTTGGACAGGGAGTAGGTTCAGACTGGATGGTGGA is a genomic window of Acinonyx jubatus isolate Ajub_Pintada_27869175 chromosome D1, VMU_Ajub_asm_v1.0, whole genome shotgun sequence containing:
- the ZDHHC24 gene encoding probable palmitoyltransferase ZDHHC24, producing the protein MGQPWAAGSAEGAPARLPLVLTALWATAVGLELAYVLVLGPGPPPLGPLARALQLVLAAFQLLNLLGNVGLFLRSDPSIRGVMLAGRGLGQGWAYCYQCQSQVPPRSGHCSACRVCILRRDHHCRLLGRCVGFRNYRPFLCLLLHAAGVLLHVSVLLGPALSALLRAHAPLHIAALLLLPWLMLLTGRVSLAQFALAFVTDTCVAGALLCGAGLLFHGMLLLRGQTTWEWARGQHSYDLGPCHNLQAALGPRWVLVWLWPFLASPLPGDGITFQTAADVGLTAS